GAGGGTGAGGGTGAGGGTGAGGGTGAGGGTGAGGGTGAAGGCGAGGGTGAGGGTGAAGGTGAGGGCGAGGGTGAAGGCGAGGGTGAAGGTGAAGGCGAGGGTGAGGGTGAAGGTGAGGGCGAGGGTGAAGGCGAGGGTGAAGGTGAGGGTGAAGGTGAAGGTGAGGGGGAAGGTGAGGGCGAAGGTGAGGGTGAAGGCGAGGGTGAGGGTGAAGGTGAGGGCGAGGGTGAAGGCGAGGGTGAGGGTGAAGGTGAGGGCGAGGGTGAAGGTGAGGGCGAGGGTGAAGGCGAGGGCGAGGGTGAAGGTGAAGGTGAAGGTGAGGGCGAGGGCGAGGGCGAGGGTGAAGGCGAGGGTGAGGGTGAGGGTGAGGGTGAAGGCGAGGGCGAGGGCGAGGGCGAGGGTGAGGGCGAGACCGGAATAGACTGCGAGGCATTGTCGCAACTTGGCGATACGATATACATCTCCAGCGAAAACGG
This region of Candidatus Hydrogenedentota bacterium genomic DNA includes:
- a CDS encoding polymer-forming cytoskeletal protein; amino-acid sequence: MRVRVRVRVRVKARVRVKVRARVKARVKVKARVRVKVRARVKARVKVRVKVKVRGKVRAKVRVKARVRVKVRARVKARVRVKVRARVKVRARVKARARVKVKVKVRARARARVKARVRVRVRVKARARARARVRARPE